From Ignavibacteriales bacterium, one genomic window encodes:
- a CDS encoding RNA polymerase sigma factor encodes MDLPSDDQLVTDLRNGSVDAFEELYQKYKRHIFTFCLNLTGNRSLAEDATHDTFLKMRLNIETLNDIHLFRTWLFTIARKGVFRQLHRQQRNGSFDEESVWSDETPLTLMEHNDTSKIISACINALKPEYKEVLLLREYEQHSYDEIAMITGNTASSVKSRLFKARKVLAEKLKPFFKE; translated from the coding sequence TTGGATCTCCCGTCTGACGACCAACTTGTGACAGATCTGCGGAACGGCAGCGTGGATGCATTCGAAGAGCTCTATCAAAAGTACAAACGCCACATCTTCACCTTTTGTCTCAATCTCACGGGTAACCGGTCCTTGGCCGAGGACGCGACACACGACACGTTTCTCAAAATGCGCCTCAACATCGAAACGCTGAACGACATTCACCTTTTCCGCACCTGGCTTTTCACCATCGCACGCAAAGGGGTGTTCAGGCAACTGCACAGGCAGCAGCGCAATGGTTCGTTCGACGAGGAGAGCGTCTGGAGCGACGAGACGCCGTTAACGTTGATGGAGCACAATGATACTTCGAAGATTATTTCGGCTTGTATCAATGCTTTGAAACCTGAGTATAAAGAGGTTCTGTTGCTGCGCGAGTACGAGCAGCATTCGTATGACGAAATCGCGATGATCACCGGAAACACGGCGAGTTCAGTGAAGTCACGCCTGTTCAAAGCGAGAAAAGTCCTTGCCGAGAAGCTTAAACCGTTTTTCAAGGAATAA
- a CDS encoding zf-HC2 domain-containing protein — protein sequence MTHIDQQQRVSLYIDDTLNDKESSELFAHLAVCGECRSYMKISLRVRNQIANEELAEVPRSLDRRVLASVARENAALKRQTWYSPVWLARISIPLPAAVSIVFLLIVGSLLFSPLLTNDPRQQAEIPSVLLSKVPPGLKRAY from the coding sequence ATGACCCACATCGACCAACAGCAGCGCGTCAGTCTCTACATCGACGACACTCTCAACGACAAGGAATCGTCGGAACTCTTCGCCCATCTTGCCGTTTGCGGTGAGTGCCGGTCTTATATGAAGATCAGCTTGCGCGTGCGTAATCAGATTGCGAACGAGGAACTGGCAGAGGTCCCGCGATCGCTCGATCGCCGCGTCCTCGCAAGCGTCGCACGAGAAAACGCCGCACTTAAGCGACAAACCTGGTACTCTCCGGTCTGGCTCGCGAGGATTTCCATTCCACTCCCGGCCGCGGTCTCCATCGTGTTCCTGCTGATTGTCGGCAGTCTGCTGTTTTCCCCGCTCTTGACGAACGACCCAAGGCAACAAGCGGAAATTCCATCCGTGTTGCTGTCAAAAGTCCCTCCAGGCCTCAAACGGGCCTATTGA
- a CDS encoding thioredoxin-like domain-containing protein, which produces MRYSLLIVIILFTTILSAQQETIITGKLLGHDKKPMLLAHVHLIKAPASQSFDGVQVGSDGSFRIATKETGLIVAEFTGVNHAALDVPLLVEKPAKIDLSIRLATYSYVDELKELKIMSDLTDFDFNSAQAMQKQSDGTFAIELETKRDKLAYQVFGAEKNSRSINGTQSDSYEFDGAGDYKSVVNVKGSEAGKVKITFDPKKTIHSTAEVEIKFSDPKSAIAKIAAIQQEIAKREITWSAAVTAYVKAGNDFKSFTYDWSADQSAILGRLKSEKDPLVRQMLLMNYVDTKAKNAAKADPAIGAMLFKEISPDSKLWMMPTLQLINAAGELSGDQAAYAQYLDKFLEKNAQMDLKTTLIMNQLVSSRMQGDEKRLKLYYDMAMKYFGGTQFGKTVQERFTPVITIGVGKNVPAFKVKALGDTTRIYSNETFKGKLVLLDFWATWCGPCVGEMDILHKAYEKYKSTNFEILSLSLDEKPDDVVKFRKDKWKMPWLHTFVTNDKDLTTAFEIVAIPRPLLVDGTGKIVAMEEELRGVHLEQTLAKFLGESK; this is translated from the coding sequence ATGCGATACTCTCTTCTGATCGTCATCATTCTCTTCACCACCATTCTCTCCGCCCAGCAAGAGACCATCATCACCGGCAAACTACTCGGTCACGACAAGAAGCCTATGCTGCTGGCTCACGTCCACCTGATCAAAGCCCCTGCCTCGCAGTCATTCGACGGGGTCCAGGTCGGAAGTGACGGGTCATTCAGAATTGCAACCAAAGAAACCGGCCTTATTGTTGCCGAGTTCACCGGAGTGAACCACGCGGCACTTGATGTTCCTCTCCTCGTCGAGAAACCGGCGAAGATAGATTTGAGCATACGGCTCGCAACATATTCGTACGTCGACGAGCTGAAGGAACTGAAGATCATGTCCGATCTTACTGACTTTGATTTCAATAGCGCTCAGGCCATGCAGAAGCAAAGCGATGGAACGTTCGCAATCGAGCTGGAGACAAAACGGGACAAGCTCGCCTACCAGGTGTTTGGAGCTGAGAAAAACAGCCGGAGTATCAATGGGACACAGTCGGACAGCTACGAATTCGATGGTGCCGGCGACTACAAGTCGGTTGTCAACGTGAAGGGGAGTGAGGCGGGCAAGGTGAAAATAACCTTTGATCCGAAGAAAACGATCCACTCGACGGCCGAAGTCGAAATCAAGTTCTCCGATCCGAAGTCGGCGATTGCCAAGATCGCGGCAATTCAGCAGGAAATAGCGAAGAGAGAAATTACATGGTCTGCTGCCGTCACGGCATACGTGAAGGCAGGAAACGACTTCAAGAGTTTCACGTACGACTGGTCCGCTGATCAGTCGGCCATCCTCGGCAGACTGAAATCGGAAAAAGATCCCCTTGTGCGGCAGATGCTTCTGATGAACTATGTGGATACGAAGGCAAAGAACGCCGCAAAGGCCGATCCCGCGATCGGCGCGATGCTGTTCAAAGAAATCTCCCCCGATTCAAAACTCTGGATGATGCCGACGTTGCAGCTGATCAACGCCGCCGGAGAATTGTCGGGTGACCAGGCAGCGTATGCACAGTACCTTGATAAGTTTCTGGAAAAGAACGCACAGATGGATCTGAAAACAACCCTGATTATGAATCAACTCGTTTCATCGAGGATGCAGGGGGACGAAAAGCGGCTCAAGCTGTATTACGACATGGCGATGAAATATTTCGGTGGAACACAATTCGGCAAAACAGTGCAGGAGCGCTTCACACCGGTGATCACGATCGGCGTTGGCAAGAACGTGCCGGCGTTCAAAGTCAAAGCGCTTGGCGACACGACAAGAATCTATTCGAATGAGACATTCAAGGGGAAGCTGGTGCTGCTTGATTTCTGGGCGACATGGTGCGGACCGTGTGTTGGCGAAATGGACATCCTGCACAAGGCGTACGAGAAATACAAATCGACAAACTTCGAAATCCTGAGCCTTTCACTCGACGAAAAACCCGACGATGTGGTGAAGTTTCGCAAGGACAAGTGGAAAATGCCGTGGCTCCACACGTTCGTCACGAACGACAAGGATCTCACCACTGCATTCGAGATCGTTGCCATTCCCCGTCCGCTCCTCGTCGACGGAACCGGAAAGATCGTCGCGATGGAAGAGGAGCTGCGCGGAGTGCATCTTGAACAGACGCTCGCAAAGTTCCTTGGCGAGTCCAAATAG